TGCTCTAAAAATGCACAGTAGTCGTCGCCGGGAACAAAGCAGATTTCCTGGCTGTCGGACGGAAGCGGAGGAACAATGCCTCGCTTTTCCAGTTCGGACCGAACGTCTGTCTTGCACCATGAGTCCAGTGGGAAGATGGCCTTTGCAAGGCGCTCCTGCGGAACCAGAGAGAGGAAATAGCTTTGATCCTTGACCGGGTCTGTGCCGCGAATAAGCCGAGCGTCTGCACCTTCGCCCTGAATGCGGGCATAGTGACCTGTGGCAACGTGGCTCGCATCGAGCTCTTTTGCACGGTCAAAGAGCAGGCCAAATTTCATGGTCGGATTGCACAGGGCACAGGGATTGGGTGTTTTCCCGGTGGCATAGGCCGCAATGAACGGGTCAATGACCTGCTGCTGAAATTCTTTGTGCAGGTCGAGCACGTGCAGGGGCACGCCAAGGGCATCGCAGCGGCTTTGCAAGCCCGCAACGGTTTCGTGCGCCTTGTCGTCCGGAGGAAGGAAAAAGGCGTGAACAGCAAAGACGTCGTGCCCCTGCTCCTTGAGGAGAATCAGGGAAAACAGGCTGTCTGTTCCGCCGCTCACGGCAACTGCTATCTTCATAGGTCCTCTACTGGTCCCGGTGTGGGAATCTGTAATAAACGGAAGCCCCGCAAAAGCGGGGCTTCCTGAATCTTCGGGAGCTTAGGCAAGGCCCTTGGGTCCGGGCAGCGGGTCAAGCTGACTGGACAGGGCACCAGCTGCGGCAAGCAGCTTTTCTTCGCCAAAGGCGGGTCCCAAAAGCTGGAGACCAACAGGCATGGCGCTGTCTGCACCAAGCCCGGCCGGGATGGAAATGCCCGGCAGGCCCGCAAGGTTCAGGCTGATGGTATAAATATCCATCAGGTACATCTGGAGCGGGTCGTCAGTTTTTTCGTTCAGTCCCCATGCTGTGACCGGAGATGCCGGTCCACAGATCAGGTCGCATTTGGTGAAGGCGTCCAAGAAGTCCTGACGAATCAGGCGACGAACCTGAGCGGCCTTGCGGTAATATGCGTCATAGTAGCCAGCAGAAAGCACGT
This genomic stretch from Desulfobaculum bizertense DSM 18034 harbors:
- the mnmA gene encoding tRNA 2-thiouridine(34) synthase MnmA, giving the protein MKIAVAVSGGTDSLFSLILLKEQGHDVFAVHAFFLPPDDKAHETVAGLQSRCDALGVPLHVLDLHKEFQQQVIDPFIAAYATGKTPNPCALCNPTMKFGLLFDRAKELDASHVATGHYARIQGEGADARLIRGTDPVKDQSYFLSLVPQERLAKAIFPLDSWCKTDVRSELEKRGIVPPLPSDSQEICFVPGDDYCAFLEHRSLEPLPGPGKIILEDGSAVGRHNGIWRYTLGQRRGIGVAWKEPLYVIAKNAEDNTLTVGPKSSLPIACCQLREVNILVPQDQWPEKLYAQTHYRQKARPVEVELTDGGLELRFTEAHTRPAPGQIGALYTEDGTVLAGGVISHSCR